The Botrytis cinerea B05.10 chromosome 6, complete sequence region AAATATTTCGTGACTTTTCAAGGATTGTATCTCTTCATCCAACACAATTTCGCGTGGAGCAATACGGGCcaggaaggaaggaagttGTGAAAGCGACGACTTTTGGGTGAAGAAGTGACCAGTTGACAGATCTAGCCAAGCCAAACCAATTGATTTACGATGCTCCTCATATTCAATATCGTCAACTGTGTCACCGTGCTCTATGTGTATTGCAAGCACATAATTATTCGAAAGAGGGTCCATGAAACCTTCATCGATGAGAGTACCAGGTGTGACAACTCGGGAGACTCTTCGATCATGCATCAGTCCTCCAGATTTTACCTTGTCCGAAACATCATTTGGGAACTCTTCCGATATGGCAACATATCGATTTAAATCTTGAACAAGTATCTTTAAGTAACGATCAAGTTGATGAAACGGAAATCCAGCCTATTTACCATTATTACATAACAGGATAACATCATGATGATAACTTACCATTGACACAGGCCCAGCATTTGTTTTCTTATGGGAAGTTTTAAGACCCAGAAGTGGACCAAATTCGTCCGCATgctcaaaatataattcGTAGAAACCTCCAACACGGGTTATAACCACGCAGTTCTCAAATTTAGCCATGTTGCTACGGACCTGCATAATCACAGTTGGGTACAGTGGTGtttcattctcaaattccaatGGCTCCAGAGGAAGTAATCCTTGAGGAAGTTCTACTTCACCTGATGCTTTAGCTTTTTTCAAACTTTTCTCGGCAGTTGACGTAGATGGAGGATCTTGTGATTCGTGTATCTCTGAGGATTCAGAGTCGACAACAATCAAGCCTTGGGGCAAACTCTCCATGCGCCTGGCTCTCCTTGGTGGTTTCTCCTTCTTTGTATCCTCTTCAACATCGTCCAACGTTGCAGAAATTTGCAGTTCTTCAGATCGAGCTGTGGCTGGCTCTGGTTCCTGAAGTAAATCTTGGACATCTTCAAAAAATTCCAGAGAAACTCTCTCTGAAGATTTATCCCTTTTTAGCGATTGCTCCAAATTCAAAGGTTCCAAAGGcctcaaatccaatccatgAGGAAGATCattgaaattaaaagtaGATTTCGTTTTCTTTCCTCGACGGAAAGCCAGAGATCTGGACGAAATGACATTATTGCGAGCAGTCGATGACAGAGTGAAACGAGACGAAGAATTGCCCATACATCTTCTAGTACTTAAGGAAGGGAATGGAACAAAAGCATTATATCTGCGAAAGTTCCTCGCATTAAAGAATGACATTGGGGGATCTTCAAAAGCTCGACATTCCAATTGATGTGGACATTAACCAAATTGAGAAAGCGTGATGAAGGTGATAAACGTGAGGGGTCAATGCAGCGGGATTACTAATAAGCCTTGGACCGTTTTGCTGGCAGACGCAAACGGGGAAACTCTGAGTGACGTGTCCAATCACAAGGAGGGAATCGTCTACCCGGGTACGTAAACGAAAACTCAAAGAGAAGGTACGTTCAAAACGTGACTTTACAATTATGTTACGATCATATTGAAATTCAACGTATATATCTATGTAAGTCTACATAAATCTAcataaatctatatatatacatatatatacatatatatcaaatctcgaATATGCGGTACCACCTACCTGCTACGTACGCGGTATTTGTAAAGAGAGAACGAAGCTTTATCATCCATCAGTAATCTACTCGAGTACCTGGTAGCAGCCTTTTACCAATTGCTTACTTAAAGCTATGGTAATGTTTTCATCAGAATCAGCCAATCTAATTCTGGAATGTGAACGGCACATGAATGTGGGACCTTTCCTCCTTGCGTGCTTTTCCTCCGTACTTACTTCCAGCATGCTAGAATTGATTAGCCAACCACTTATTAAAGCATCTGTAATCAACTCGCTAACACGTTTATGGAAATAATGATTCATTCCGAGACGGACTTACCTCATGGAGCCCTAGTGATGCATCAGAAGTACGAGTATCTAGGTGCTTGGTAGCTTTCTCTAACCCCTCAATTGCGTCTTTGGCGTTATCCCAACCGAGACTCAATAtcgatgatggatgatgaatgaatgcataTAAGAAGGGCGAGACTTTCCAATCTGTTCGagtcttttctttattcctCATCATTCAGTCTTCTCTCTGCCCAAGTCTCTCTCATACTTCATACTCACATTCTTCATATCAATCTTCCCTCTCTCAATTAATTCTCTATCAAATCTCTCACCATGGCTCCTAAAGTAGCTATTGTTTTCGTGAGTATTTCTCTATACCATCCCCATTATtgcatggaatggaaagacTAGACCCCTCGAGTTTATCTTCATGTGCCGTTGGCTCAATCTTGTCCACCCATACGTATAGAATATACGCACTGCATTCCACATGAACCCATCATTTATGATATTTCGAATTCGTCCCCCAAACCAAATGCCATAATACTAATCACCATATCTCCCACAGTACTCCATGTATGGCCACATCCAAAAGCTTGCCGAGGCCGAACAAGCAGGTCTCAAAAAAGCCGGAATTGAAGCCGATCTCTTCCAGTAAGTTTTATACTATCACGTtcgaaagatatcaaaaactcAATACTGATCCACCAAATAGAGTTCCAGAGACTCTTCCTCAAGAGGTCTTGACTAAGATGCACGCTCCCGCCAAATCCAACATTCCAGTTATCGACCCAAGCACTCTTGCGAACTATGTAAGTCTGACCAATCCACTTTGAGCCATAAAACCACGCCATCCTAAGcttccaatccaatctcaTTCGCATACCCCTTATCCACTTAGCTAACATTGCCCAGGACGCATTCCTCTTCGGTATCCCAACCAGATATGGTAACTTCCCCGCCCAGTGGAAAGCCTTCTGGGACGCTACCGGAAGCCAATGGCAAACCGGAGGCTACTGGGGAAAATTCGCCGGAATCTTCGTTTCCACCGGTACTCCAGGTGGCGGACAAGAAAGCACCGTTATTGCTTCTCTCTCAACATTAGCTCATCACGGCATCATCTATGTTCCATTGGGTTATGCAAAGTCGTTCGCACAACTCGCAAATTTGGAAGAGGTTAGAGGTGGCTCCCCATGGGGTGCGGGTTCTTTCGCTGTAAGTCTTTCTTCTGCCCGTTTCAGGGGATTGTGTTGGGGTATACTGCATGAGTGAGAATATAGAACTGATATTTTATAGGGCGCCGATGGATCTCGATCACCCTCTGCACTCGAGTTAGAACTTGCTACCATTCAAGGTGAGGAGTTTGGAAAGACCATCAGCAAAGTCAACTTCGCGTGACTAGATGTAAGTGAATCCGACGACAACAGTCAATAATTGCAATTAATTTACACAGCTAACCTTCTTTAATAGGGTTCTACCGCAACCAAAGGAGAAGTAAAGTCAGAATCAACTTTGACAAATAGCAATGGAGCAACCAAAAATacccaacaaacaaaccagAAAacaggcaaagaagaaactgGGGCTAAAGATAGGGAAGGTCCATGTGGCTTACCTGCCAAATGcacaattcaataatttaaaaCTTCTAATAGCAGAATTTACAACCTTCAGATACAATTTTCAGAAGCTCATGACGGGTGGTTATCCAAATGGCGTGACATAAATGATATGATGCAAGCGACATGAACACGCTGACGGTAAATGATCCATAATACATTGCATTCAAAATTTTGGTACATTACATTTTCACAAAACTACGTCCTCATACAAGGGATGTACATATAGTTGATTATATGTGTGGCATCTTTTGTAGAGTACCCTCCCGTTATTGAATCAGTCGTCTCAAGTTGCCATGACCGATTCTAATTCCCACCTCGGCCGATGTgcaataatctattttacaTTGTGGTTGTCTCAAAACGCCACGCTCCTGAAAGAAGATATGACCTCCACATAACGCCTCAAGTTAAACATTGGAATCATACAGTACATGAAAGGGACAAATGTAAACATGTAACAGAAGTGTAACAAAAGACGTAAATactatgcatgtatgtatgacTACTCTGCCCTTTCTTCAAGAGAGTAAATTTGCTAGTGATGGACTCGCGCTTGCTCCCCCATTGACCTGATTGTTATTTGGCCTCACACCATTTAACGGAGGAAGACCATTGGGTGGGGGAGGTAGTCCATTCAATTGCCGGTTGAGCTGTGGACTACCGTGTGGTGGTCCGTGTGGTGGTCCATGTGGTGCACCATACGGACGAGAATGCATAGGCGCACCGTGTTGCGAGAAAGGGTGTTCCGGGGCACGAGGAGGCGGTCCTCCATTCGTCAAATGATGAGGAGGGGGTCTATTAGAAACATATGATCCGTAACTTCCATTTTGCATATGCATGGGCGGAGGTCCAGGGATTCGATGAGGAGAGGGCGGATAACCGTTGGGCAAACGTCCATTTTGATGAGGGGATGGCTGTAGACCTTGCACGGGCTGACGATTATGAGGTGGCCCTCCCAATTGTGGCGCACCTCCAGGCATCCTTGGTGAATGATTGCCATTAACTTGATGTATGGCAGCGACATTCGTTGGAACTGGGGATTGACGAAGCCAGTTGTTGTATGGAGTATTGGAAGGATACGATGGAGGTTGGGGCGGCCATGGATATTGATGCGGCGTATGATTGCGCTCAAGCTCTGGCGGAGGAATGTTCGCAATGATAGGCGTAGAAGTCGGAATAGGGAGGGGTGCGGGAGGTCTAGAAACCTCACGATCGCTTGCCATGACTATAGGCATGGGTGGAGGCGTCGGTATTGGCGTAGGTTGCTTTCGAATTTTCTTCCAATGACACTGATGGCACTGAAATTCCGTAGGTAGAGCCGGCTTTTTGGTATTTTGATCCAAGGCTGCGGCTGCGAGTGCAACATGAGCTCCACTTCTTTCACCTGTTGGGGCACTAGGCAAGTGGCCATTGGCGAGTCCAGGGCTCTCCGATTTAGTAGGATCGTGATCCAGTATGGCATTTAAGGGGGCTGCAGGGCTGCTTGTTGCAACAGTAGTCTCAATCATCGGCCACCATTTAGGGCTGATGTCAACACTACAAGTGGCACACGTTCTCTCTGTATCACGCACAGAAAGTGAAGTGCTCACTGGTGAATCCTCAACTTTGACCAATGCTAAAGAAGCACGTCTATTTGTTGTAGGAGTCGATATAGGAGCCCCTGTAGATGTGCGACGATTTTGGGATATTGGGATATTGACAGAACTGGCGGCTCTGGTAGATTGGTTGACGAGGTTCGCTTTACGAACTGTGCCAGTCAGTGCCAAGTCTGCCTGCTTAAAATTCTGTACATAGAGTTGTAAAGCATTGAGGCCCGTTTCGTCAACGATGTCGTGCATACGATGGACAATAGTCTTGGTCGGTACATGTTCTTTGCACCAGACAGCAGCAGACATGGCGCCATTTTCACCATTAATATTCACAACGTTGTGTTGGTCGCGGCGAGAACCCTTTACGGGGGCGATATCAAAACCTAGAATATACCCATTTTGGTGCGCACATTCTACGTGCACTGCAATGCTAATTAGTAAGATGAAAACTTGAGTATGTGATTAGAACCTTACCTGGTGCTCGACATGAATGGCAATTTACACAGGCACCACCTTTCTTCTTGCATGCTTTGCAAACTTCGTCATACCTACTCGAAGGAATCGATGGGATTCCTTCAGATGGAACGAGGGCTTTCGCGTCTCCGAACTTCACTTCGGGTGTAAATACAGCACAGGTGACGTGTACCCAATTGTTATTGGCTGTGCGCTTCAATGGCTCCCGTGGATTGACAGGCTTGTTGTATTCTTCCTGCTTCTTTCGAAAGTAGTCTGCAGATTTCTGtgcattttctctctccacGCGATCTCGCTCACGCTCCTTTTCAGACTTCTTCTTATGAGAAGCCCTGGGCGGTTCCACAAAATCGTGCTCTGTAGACTCTATCGGGCAAAGCATGCATTTGTATTGCTAAAATCGTGAGTAATAGAACAGATGCAATGAAGAACTCGAATGAACTTACAATTGATACCTTGGGATCTTTATCGTTCTGGCACATGTCACAGGTCCATTTGCTGGGGCTTCGGTTATCGACAACGCCATAACAATTTCGATGCACGGCCATCCTGCAATCTTTGCAGGAAAGGTGCTGATCTCCCAATGGTTCCAATTGGGCGCAAACAGCACATGGAAGAAGTTTCGGCTTGGGGACTTCTGGAGGCGGaggcggaggaggaggaggtttCTCTACTAttggcttcttctttggctGCGCAGGCGCTACTATATTACTACTTTCAAGCGCAGAATCAGAAGCTTCTTTATTATCTGAATTGGTTTTAACTTTCTTCTTGGGCGGTTCTGACGCTGTTGGCACTGGAGGTGCAGGTGCAGGTGTGCTAGAAGTCGAGACAGGTGCTGTAGTGGGGAGAGCATCTATTTGTCCAAACCCTTCGTTTGCAGCCTTGAGTTCTCTAAGgtattcttcatccattttCCGTTTAGAAGCTCGTCCTCCTGTGGCCGCCATCTTCTTGGCTacttcatcaacatcttcataCTGTATCGCATAACGGCGCCAAAGTTCTGCACATCTTTGACATAATGCCAACACAAGCTGGTTGCCTCTCTCCTTTGCGGCTCCTTTGCTATTGGAGTTTTCGGGGACAGTAGCGCCCACAGGGGTGTTGGGAGCTCGTCTCCATCTCTGCGAGCTTCTTACGGAACAAAATTTACATTGGAatcccttctttttctgcaAAACTTTCTCGTTGTCAAAAGCTGAATCGTCGTGTTCATCGGCAATGTCATCCTGTAACTTTCCCAAGGCTGCCTCTGCCTTTTTGGCCTCCTTTTTGCCTTTTCGTCCTGAATAATTACCCCAAATCTGCTTTCCTCTATCCGTCTTTTTCCATGTATAGTAAAAACGTACGACATCGGCAGGGCTCATTGTCTTTACATGCCTTTTAATGCTAAGCCACTCAGACCCAAACTTGTTAACGCCGTCCTCGAATTTTTTAAGTTCGGCGGGACTTGGTTCTGGCTCCTTGAATGTCTTCTTGTCGGTTTTCGAGAGTGCATCAAGTGCTTTGTCTACATCAAATTTGTTTGAATAGAGTAATTGTAGGGCTACATCCAGCAGATTAGTTGACAATTCAGGCAGGCCTAACGGCTTCGCCATTGTTTTTGCACGAATCATGTAATCATTGACCAATTGCTCATACGCAGGAACATCCAAGTGTGAAGCACTGTCATCCGTTCCCCGTTCAGCATCGCTAGAAACTTCGCCCACTTCTGGAATTTTGAACTGCAACGTCGCCGTATTTTTGGGATCATCGTTACTTGCATCCTCACCCCGATTGATATAGCCATTCGGCTCGTCCATTACCCAAATTGGACGTTTTTCTCGAGCAATTTTGTCGGCTTCTAGTGCGGCCATAGTTTCTTTCGATAGCTTTGCATCCTTTCTGTGGCTACTGCTTCCTCCCTTGACgtatttcttctttatttctatGGCCTTGACATACTCCACAGGTCTACCATGCCAAGCTGTAACATTGGCTTGATGGCGATTCCCAATCCGAGAGCTAGCCCTTGGATAGATACGATCGTCATAATCCAGTGCATCTTCAACCTTGCAGTGTATACCCAAGTACCGAAAGAGCCAAAGGCTCGCTTGATGAACCTGTTCCGCTGTGCCTGGATGAATAGACATTTCGACGTCCTGGGAGCCTGATGAGGTGTTCCCGTTCGTATCAAGCGCATCACCTACTGCAGTAGGcaaatcatcttcgtcttcgttcATTTCATCGTCGTCAACTTCAACGATTCCATCTGTAATATTAGGGGTGTTGCGAGCCtcgagtttcttttcttgggcCTTGCTGCAAGGTCCACAAGCCCAAGCGAAGCCGCGCGAGGgtttcttcaacaatggCGGATTCACACAGCTCATGTGGTAGGTGTTCAAACAAACCGCACAGTCAACAGAATCGTTGCTATGAGAATGTTAGCTAAATTCGTTACTTGAGAATCCAGAAATACACACCTTGCACTGTATCTGCTGCAACGTTTACAGGTTTTCACAGCGCTGGTAAACTCCTTGCCACGCCCCACCTCcacaataatatatttccaCCTTTCATCAAGGACTTTCTTGACTGAAACGGGTACATTTATGACCTGAAAAACGGGTATAACATCGTAATATCGATGAATGTAACGATCGTACAATTTATCGTACCAGAAGCTATCCTTCGTCATTCTCAAGACATCGAGCTTCTCGACTTCGGCCTTGTGCTTGATCTGACATTTTCCACGTAAAGCTGTGAGAGGGCTAATATCGGAGTGCATGGAAGCGAACACTTGACGCGTATCGCTAAccttctttccaatttctttggGTCGGTAATACCAGTTGAGTCGTAGTGCGTCAATGGGCTCCTTGACGTTATTATTGATGTGTAAGAATTCCATAATCCGACCAAGATAGTATGGTTCACCGGGAGGTTCACAGACAAGATACACGTGATCTGGCAATGCGTTAGTATTTGAAGAGGATTGGAAAAATGGCTGGTAGATCCATGGCCTTAGTATGCGTACCATTGGCTGATAGAACAGTGCCATCATCCGCTACAAGTTTATCGTCCTTTAAACGTGCTCCACAGTCATCGAAGCTCAACATGTTAGAGTCATGCATAGCCATGCTGACTCTAGGAGCATATGTATGTACTGACGGACCATTTTGTGCGACATTTTGTAACGAAGATGCAGCTGCACTTGCCGCCGTTTGGGCAGgaggtttctttttcttagaattttgagacGTTGGTACCGATGGGTTTGCAGAGAACGTAGAGGTACCAGGGATAGGTTCCTTGTTATTGTTTTGTGACGTTGCAACAGGCTCTGGTTCTGGAACGGTTGTCTTCTTTGCAGTAGTTGTCGGTGGCGCATTGTCCGCAGACGTTGAAGGGCGAGAGTCATTGACCCGAGCGGCCTTGCGCCCCTCTTTCATGGCCGctgcaatttcaatatccaCGTCCATCTCCTTGTCCTCTGCATAATTGATTCTTGATGTACCGGTTCGATTGCGCGATCGAGTGCCGTAAGCGGCACCACCGACACCGTTGGCCCCAGCATCCTTATTCGATCGAttggaagatgttgaattGGTCGCGGTCATAGGCTGAGATTCGAAATCGCGAAGAGCTAATAATTCCTTCTCCAATCCTTTCCCAGGCGCAGCAGTCGAAGCCTTACTTTCAGGCacaatttccatctcatttACAGCCGGCGAGTCGTTGGCAGCGGATACATTCTCAACCGCATTGCTCTCTTGTGGGGGGAGGGTTTTGGATGAGGCTTCGACGCTGGTGCCAGCATTAATTTCTTTGGTCATGACGATTGCGTCGCGAACAAATTCGTGGCTTGGACAATCGAATCTCAGACTGTGAATTGGAGCGCTTCCCGCGAGAACGAGGTGCGAGAAGCGCTATATACGAGGCTGTCGGACGATTGTTGCGAGGTCTCGACCCATCAGAGAGGTTCGAGGTTATGGAATTTGTTAGATATGGATCGAAACGAAAGACTGAGAACAGTATAGTTGGGGTGGtggatttttttgatatcgtAGAAAGTGTGGATGCGGAAGGACCACAGGGTGACAATGAGTAGAACTAAAGACGAGGCTGTTTGTGAGCTCCCAAGAACATGTATGTTAAGTGAAGAGATGCACCAACCCTGGACAAATGACCGAAACTGGGTAATGTAATACTCTCCACAGTCGGGGGACGTAGCAAGTTAATGTTAAGGCGAACCAAAGGTTCTGAAAGGGTGTCCAAAAAGGAATTATAAAGGTTTGGATGAATGCTCTGGTAGAAATTCGAGGATTGGGTGAAAGGAAGTATGAAATGGGCGGAGGAGAGTTGGGTGGTAGAAGCAATATGATGGTTGTAAAAGGTGGTTCTGTACCTTGCcgtatatttgaaaagagagatattaggtaggtaggaaggtaggcaggtaggtGCCAGGAAGATATTTAAGTTGGTAAGAATAGATGGGGTGGGTTGCACGGATATGGGTAAGCTTTGGGAAGAGGATACAGAATCCAGATCAGATAGATATTACTCCTAGGTGGGCAGTTCCGTCTATTCCAGTCTCGCTCTAGTCCGTAAACTCTTTTTCCGTGTGTCGATGTTCAGGAAGAAGCGATCCAGTGGTGGTAGTCAGTAGGCACTCTCCGCGAACATCGACCGCAGCAGTGATAAACAGTAGGTGTAATAAatggggatggtgatggtgatggtgatcaCTGGTCTGGTGGTTGGTGAAGATGGGCGTAAGGCATGAAGGAAGCATGGCATGAAGCGATGCTAGTACggattatgtatgtatgtgtgtgtgtgtgtgtgtgtgtgtatgtatgtatgtatggggGATGTAAGTAGGTCGgtgggaaaaaaaaagatgggaatgagaatgggaatgggaatgggagttTTTGTTGGCGAAACAAAACGATGTGGTGCGGCGCTAATTGGTGCCTGCATAGAATTCACAACcctttcttcccttttccGCTGCGGATGTATGTGTGTCTGGAAGAAAGAGGCGGGAGGCGACTTGAAGAATTCCCTTCCTGGCATGGTGCGATATGATACGATATGATGGACGGACGGTAGGTCGGCAGGCAAACAGAGCTGCTTCGTAAATGCGACACTCagaatggatatggatatggatatggatatggatatggatatgggtAGGCAGGTGGGCAGGTGGGTAGGTCTGTAggaatatatagatatcatTTGACAACATGCAGAAACAGTCCCTTTGATCATACCCAGGTACGGAGGCACGAAGGCACGTAGGTACTGATATATACTGctatatgtatatctatgGATCGCTTTGACTATCTACATTCTCGCTGACGTGCTGTGTCGGTAGGTATGGTGGCATGTCCAAATCAGATACCCAGTCGACACCTCCCGCGCACATACATGTATATTACATGTATGTTACATGTATACCACGCCCACCCACGCACACATACATGCACACAAAGGGCAGAGAGTCCGTACAATTGACATCGACTTGCTCATTCGCAGGTCGACAGGCGGGTAAAGAATGCCACAGGTACAATCCTCGTCCGGACTGCATGTTGCTTCCTCGCCCGTGCAATTGCTCCCGTGCCAACAATGGACGGCTCGAGTCAGAGCTGTACgtacgtacatacatacatacatacatacatacatacattcctACATtcctacatacctacatacctacatacacacatacctTTGGTGTGACAGAACCGTCAAGGAGAACAATCAATGTACGGGTTCCAGAGTCACATCCACTAGAGCGATCCATCCGTCAATCGAACATTTTTGATCTCGAACTTCCAAAATGCCTGGAGTCTCCACTTTACAGGCGGGGGTCGTGAGACATCCTTGCTAGCGCAGAAGTGGAAGCCCCGGCACACCGATGGCTTGCTGGAGCCAATCACGTGTGTTTGTGTTCTGGCTGCTCTCCCCACCATTCAGGTTGCATCCATTGACGGTCCTCCCTCCATCCACTGAGGCTGCCATCTCATCGCCAGTCACTCCATCTCACCGACCGACTTGGCCCCAGAGAACAAAGGTTGGAAGAAGTCAAATTTCACAACGAGACGGAAAGTTCTTCGGGATCCAGAACTTCCTGCTCTGTTAGGTGCACACTTCCAGTATTTTGCTACAGTACAACTTGGCGTCAAAAGTTCCCTTTCTTACACTCTTCTCTCACTGCCTGCCCACGGCTATCATTTTAATGATCgctttctctctttccttttggtTTGCGTCTTAAATGGCGTATTGCTTTCTTCGTGTTTCTCTGCAGAACACCTTCGCTCCAACCTGGAAATGAAGAAGCCTGGTGCAGCACGGTCTGGTTTGTATCACAACACTACCATAGATGCAACAAGAGCTGCATCTACAACAATTTCTCGCGTTGCTGTGAAAAGAACATTTGATGAGTTGCATGATTCCAAGGAGTCACGGGGAACACCTTCTCCCGCTAATCATCCCCATATCGAAACTGACCTCCCTAGACAGAGAGATTTTAAGCGCCCAAATCTCAGAAATACAAATCCCGGTGCTTTAAAGGCAagtgaaattgataatattactGTCCAGACTTATTCTGAGTATTCACAAAGACGGCAACTGGCTTTGACCCCAACCCCTGCCCTGAATCCCTTGCTTGATCTATCACACCCTGCATATCAATTACCAAATCAACTAGTCGAAAATTTTGCTGCCCTAGGAATCAAATCGATTTACTCATGGCAATCCGAATGTCTCCTTCGTAGCGGTGCCCTTGCTAGACAGCGCAACCTGGTCTACACTGCTCCTACGGGGGGTGGGAAGTCACTTGTTGCGGATGTCCTCATGCTCAAGAATGTTATACAAAACCCGGAGAAGAAAGCTCTGTTAGTATTGCCTTATGTTGCATTGGTTCAAGAGAAACTTCGGTGGCTCCGAAGAATTGTCCAAGGGATCTCCAAAGAGACATCTGCTCGGGAATCAAAATGGCCATCCATGTGGCGAAACCGAGGGGACGAAAACTCCATTAGGGTTACGGGTTTCTATGGAGGCAGCAAGTCGAACGCAACATGGGCTGAAATGGACATTGCTGTGTGCACCATAGAGAAGGTGCGTCGATATAAATACTTTCGCGCTCACGGTTATTGACCAAGAATAATAGGCAAACTCGCTTGTCAACGCCGCCATTGATGAATGCTCCATCGGGAATCTTGGTGTTGTCATCATGGACGAGATACATTTCATAAATGACGAAAGCCGTGGATACATATTAGAGTTAATGGCTACAAAACTTCTTAGCCTAGAACAAGGTGTACAGATCGTCGGTATGAGCGCGACACTCGATGTAAGTCTATCTCTCCCTTTGTGTTTGTGGTTGACTCGTTGGAAGATCTGTCTGACCAAACAAAGAATGCAGACTTACTCGCTAAATGGCTCAATAATGCCAAATTTTACATTTCCAACTATAGGGCTGTTCCTGTAGAAGAGCATCTTGTCTTTGAAAATGCTGTATATCCGGCTTCTAGTTCGAACAGGTTCTACAAGACAGCTTCGCAACTGAATTCTCAGAACTTAGGCAACTCGACGCAGGTGCCCCCGGAACCTCATAGGCGAATACAGACCTCACAGCATAAAGAGCTTAGCAATCCTCTAATAAACTCGGTCGTTGCTTTAGCCAATGAAACCGCCAGAAGCGGCTATGGTGTGCTAGTATTTTGCAGCAGTGAGTTTGATCCTTATGCTGGTCCATTTGTCTGCTCTGCCGCATCGTAATACTAAGTCTACTGAATAACAGGTCGCCTGGGTTGTGAAAGGGATGCACTTCTGATAAGTCAGGTGCTTCCTTCTATGGATGCTATTGACCCGCTCTTGATGAACAGACGACGCGATCTTCTAAATGACTTAAGAGACACAAGCAGCGGTCTTGATCAAGTGCTTGAAAAGACAGTCTTAATGGGCGTGGCCTTTCATCGTATGTATTTTCCACCCGCTAAATTTCTGGATTTCTGACGCCCATCCACAGATGCTGGCCTGACTACAGAGGAACGCGACT contains the following coding sequences:
- the Bcsnt2 gene encoding Bcsnt2; protein product: MTKEINAGTSVEASSKTLPPQESNAVENVSAANDSPAVNEMEIVPESKASTAAPGKGLEKELLALRDFESQPMTATNSTSSNRSNKDAGANGVGGAAYGTRSRNRTGTSRINYAEDKEMDVDIEIAAAMKEGRKAARVNDSRPSTSADNAPPTTTAKKTTVPEPEPVATSQNNNKEPIPGTSTFSANPSVPTSQNSKKKKPPAQTAASAAASSLQNVAQNGPSVHTYAPRVSMAMHDSNMLSFDDCGARLKDDKLVADDGTVLSANDHVYLVCEPPGEPYYLGRIMEFLHINNNVKEPIDALRLNWYYRPKEIGKKVSDTRQVFASMHSDISPLTALRGKCQIKHKAEVEKLDVLRMTKDSFWYDKLYDRYIHRYYDVIPVFQVINVPVSVKKVLDERWKYIIVEVGRGKEFTSAVKTCKRCSRYSASNDSVDCAVCLNTYHMSCVNPPLLKKPSRGFAWACGPCSKAQEKKLEARNTPNITDGIVEVDDDEMNEDEDDLPTAVGDALDTNGNTSSGSQDVEMSIHPGTAEQVHQASLWLFRYLGIHCKVEDALDYDDRIYPRASSRIGNRHQANVTAWHGRPVEYVKAIEIKKKYVKGGSSSHRKDAKLSKETMAALEADKIAREKRPIWVMDEPNGYINRGEDASNDDPKNTATLQFKIPEVGEVSSDAERGTDDSASHLDVPAYEQLVNDYMIRAKTMAKPLGLPELSTNLLDVALQLLYSNKFDVDKALDALSKTDKKTFKEPEPSPAELKKFEDGVNKFGSEWLSIKRHVKTMSPADVVRFYYTWKKTDRGKQIWGNYSGRKGKKEAKKAEAALGKLQDDIADEHDDSAFDNEKVLQKKKGFQCKFCSVRSSQRWRRAPNTPVGATVPENSNSKGAAKERGNQLVLALCQRCAELWRRYAIQYEDVDEVAKKMAATGGRASKRKMDEEYLRELKAANEGFGQIDALPTTAPVSTSSTPAPAPPVPTASEPPKKKVKTNSDNKEASDSALESSNIVAPAQPKKKPIVEKPPPPPPPPPEVPKPKLLPCAVCAQLEPLGDQHLSCKDCRMAVHRNCYGVVDNRSPSKWTCDMCQNDKDPKVSIQYKCMLCPIESTEHDFVEPPRASHKKKSEKERERDRVERENAQKSADYFRKKQEEYNKPVNPREPLKRTANNNWVHVTCAVFTPEVKFGDAKALVPSEGIPSIPSSRYDEVCKACKKKGGACVNCHSCRAPVHVECAHQNGYILGFDIAPVKGSRRDQHNVVNINGENGAMSAAVWCKEHVPTKTIVHRMHDIVDETGLNALQLYVQNFKQADLALTGTVRKANLVNQSTRAASSVNIPISQNRRTSTGAPISTPTTNRRASLALVKVEDSPVSTSLSVRDTERTCATCSVDISPKWWPMIETTVATSSPAAPLNAILDHDPTKSESPGLANGHLPSAPTGERSGAHVALAAAALDQNTKKPALPTEFQCHQCHWKKIRKQPTPIPTPPPMPIVMASDREVSRPPAPLPIPTSTPIIANIPPPELERNHTPHQYPWPPQPPSYPSNTPYNNWLRQSPVPTNVAAIHQVNGNHSPRMPGGAPQLGGPPHNRQPVQGLQPSPHQNGRLPNGYPPSPHRIPGPPPMHMQNGSYGSYVSNRPPPHHLTNGGPPPRAPEHPFSQHGAPMHSRPYGAPHGPPHGPPHGSPQLNRQLNGLPPPPNGLPPLNGVRPNNNQVNGGASASPSLANLLS
- the Bcnqo1 gene encoding Bcnqo1, producing MAPKVAIVFYSMYGHIQKLAEAEQAGLKKAGIEADLFQVPETLPQEVLTKMHAPAKSNIPVIDPSTLANYDAFLFGIPTRYGNFPAQWKAFWDATGSQWQTGGYWGKFAGIFVSTGTPGGGQESTVIASLSTLAHHGIIYVPLGYAKSFAQLANLEEVRGGSPWGAGSFAGADGSRSPSALELELATIQGEEFGKTISKVNFA